A window from Dioscorea cayenensis subsp. rotundata cultivar TDr96_F1 unplaced genomic scaffold, TDr96_F1_v2_PseudoChromosome.rev07_lg8_w22 25.fasta BLBR01001453.1, whole genome shotgun sequence encodes these proteins:
- the LOC120256461 gene encoding cysteine desulfurase, mitochondrial, whose product MATTRHLAAVRPLLRRLSSSSAAAVSADPIDSPSLDPNSGVISMKGVKISGRPLYLDMQATTPVDPRVLDAMLPFYLSRFGNPHSRTHLYGWESDAAVEHARSQIASLVHANPKELFFTSGATESNNISIKGVMHFVSSSKRHVITTQTEHKCVLDSCRYLQQQGYDVTYLPVRSDGLLDLETLTAAFRPDTGLVSVMAVNNEIGVVQPMEDIGRICRERNVPFHTDAAQALGKIPIDVDRMNISLMSLSGHKIYGPKGVGALYLRRRPRVRVEPQMSGGGQERGIRSGTVPTPLVVGFGAACDIAMKEMEYDSKRISSLQERLLNGIRAKLDGVVVNGSVEHRYPGNLNLSFAYVEGESLLMGLKEVAVSSGSACTSASLEPSYVLRALGVDEDMAHTSIRFGIGRFTTEAEIDKAVELTVRQVEKLREMSPLYEMVKEGIDIKSIQWSQH is encoded by the coding sequence ATGGCCACCACCAGGCACCTCGCTGCCGTCCGGCCTCTTCTCCGCCGTCTATCCAGCTCCTCTGCCGCCGCCGTTTCCGCTGACCCTATTGATTCCCCTTCTCTCGATCCGAATTCGGGCGTCATCTCCATGAAAGGCGTCAAGATCTCTGGCCGCCCTCTCTACCTTGATATGCAAGCCACTACCCCCGTCGATCCCCGGGTTCTCGACGCCATGCTTCCCTTCTACTTATCGCGCTTCGGCAATCCCCACTCACGCACTCACCTCTACGGATGGGAATCCGACGCCGCCGTCGAACACGCCCGATCCCAGATCGCCTCTCTCGTTCACGCTAATCCCAAGGAGCTCTTCTTCACCTCTGGCGCTACGGAATCCAACAACATCTCGATCAAGGGCGTGATGCACTTCGTCTCCTCCTCCAAGCGTCATGTGATAACCACGCAGACGGAGCACAAGTGTGTCCTTGATTCCTGCCGCTATCTCCAGCAACAGGGCTACGATGTCACCTACCTCCCTGTTCGATCCGATGGGCTTCTTGATCTTGAAACCCTAACCGCCGCCTTCCGCCCCGACACCGGTTTGGTCTCCGTCATGGCCGTCAACAACGAGATTGGCGTTGTACAGCCGATGGAGGACATCGGCCGCATTTGCCGCGAGAGGAACGTGCCCTTCCACACCGACGCCGCTCAGGCCCTCGGTAAGATTCCTATCGATGTCGATCGCATGAACATTTCCTTGATGTCACTCAGTGGGCATAAGATTTACGGCCCCAAAGGCGTTGGTGCGCTTTACCTCCGCCGCCGCCCGAGAGTCCGGGTTGAGCCGCAGATGAGCGGTGGAGGGCAAGAGCGCGGCATCCGCAGCGGAACTGTCCCTACCCCACTGGTTGTCGGATTTGGAGCTGCCTGCGATATTGCCATGAAAGAGATGGAGTATGATAGCAAACGGATTTCTTCATTGCAAGAGCGGCTTCTGAATGGGATAAGAGCGAAGCTTGATGGGGTTGTGGTGAATGGAAGTGTAGAGCATAGGTACCCTGGAAATTTGAATCTTTCTTTTGCATATGTGGAAGGGGAGAGCTTGTTGATGGGGTTGAAGGAGGTGGCAGTGTCAAGTGGCAGCGCCTGCACTAGTGCGAGCTTGGAGCCTTCGTATGTGCTGCGTGCACTTGGTGTTGACGAGGACATGGCGCACACGTCAATTAGGTTTGGAATTGGGAGGTTCACAACGGAGGCAGAGATTGATAAGGCAGTAGAGTTGACAGTGCGTCAGGTGGAGAAGCTAAGGGAGATGAGTCCGTTGTATGAGATGGTGAAAGAGGGGATTGATATCAAGAGTATCCAGTGGTCTCAGCATTGA
- the LOC120256460 gene encoding ergosterol biosynthetic protein 28 — MRALGWWLMLVGSLRLASVWFGFFNIWALRLAVFSKTEMTDVHGRTFGVWTLLTCTLCVLCAFNLENKPLYLATFLSFIYAFGHFLTEYLIYHTMAAGNLTTVGIFAGTSIVWMLLEWNTHKPRAISKLE, encoded by the exons ATGAGGGCCCTTGGATGGTGGTTGATGCTCGTTGGTTCTCTCCGCTTGGCCTCCGTGTGGTTCGGCTTCTTCAACATCTGGGCTCTTCGTCTCGCCGTTTTCTCCAAGACTGAGA TGACTGATGTTCATGGAAGGACCTTTGGAGTTTGGACACTTTTGACTTGTACTCTCTGTGTTCTCTGTGCATTCAATCTTGAGAATAAGCCTTTATATCTTGCCACCTTCCTTTCATTCATCTATGCTTTTGGTCACTTTCTGACTGAGTACTTGATCTACCATACGATGGCTGCTGGAAATTTGACCACTGTTGGCATTTTTGCTG GGACGTCAATAGTGTGGATGTTGCTCGAATGGAACACACACAAGCCTCGGGCCATCTCAAAGCTAGAATGA